From a region of the Pseudomonadota bacterium genome:
- a CDS encoding sigma-70 family RNA polymerase sigma factor: MTSSTTGLETVETYALDPDQVFREHYPQVYRLALSMACNPADAEDISQETFLAVFRGLRAFRGDARLSTWIYRIALRVATRWLARRRPVREPSFTEVRADAPIPIDLINALQRLPVTSRMIIGLVAVEGMSHREVAGLLGIPEGTVASRLFTARKRLTELLAG; the protein is encoded by the coding sequence ATGACCAGTAGCACCACAGGCCTGGAAACTGTCGAGACCTACGCCCTCGATCCGGACCAGGTTTTCCGGGAGCACTATCCGCAGGTCTATCGCCTGGCCCTCAGCATGGCGTGCAACCCGGCGGATGCTGAGGACATCAGTCAGGAGACTTTTCTGGCGGTGTTTCGTGGCCTTAGGGCCTTTCGCGGTGATGCGCGCCTCAGCACCTGGATCTACCGGATTGCCTTGCGCGTGGCCACCCGCTGGCTTGCGCGACGCCGTCCTGTCCGCGAACCGAGCTTCACTGAAGTCCGAGCTGACGCACCCATTCCGATCGACCTGATCAACGCGCTGCAGCGGCTGCCCGTGACCTCCCGCATGATCATTGGCCTGGTCGCGGTGGAAGGAATGTCACACCGAGAGGTGGCCGGACTGCTCGGGATACCCGAAGGCACCGTCGCCAGCCGACTGTTCACGGCCCGGAAGAGGCTAACGGAACTGCTGGCAGGCTGA